A genomic window from Luteolibacter sp. LG18 includes:
- a CDS encoding DNA/RNA non-specific endonuclease, with translation MKRSSRLTRSLGLLATIVLAPAGAQATISTALQMQLGNPTGATVDPNNHSNYLLQRTVDAVDYSDTYGEPNWVSWDLTGPDIGTSGRSSSFYQDTALPTTFYRLVTGDYTNSGYDRGHMCPSYDRTDTSANNLLVFYMSNIIPQTPDNNQGVWQNFEAYCQSQAQSGNELLITSGPSLFTGARIQPSGKASIPGYTWKIAVIVPPGSGTALSRITTATRVIALKIPNIAGVRNDPWTNYVTSVNLLQADTGFTFFTALPASVASVLRAKVDGAVTTSISAFSPSSGPVGTSLTITGAGFTSASAVSFNGTAASFTVNSSSQITATVPAGATSGTVSVTAPGGVATSGSSFTVTSGGSGSGGVRISQVYGGGGNSGATYKNDFIELYNGGSTAVNLAAYAVQYASSTGSSWSATNLSGTLQPGHYYLIQEAAGTGGTTNLPTPQATGSISMSASAGKVALTNTQTLLTMSNPVGSSAVVDFVGYGTANAYEGSGAAPTPSATTSDLRAGAGATDTNNNAADFTAGSVTPRNN, from the coding sequence ATGAAGCGTTCATCCCGATTGACCCGATCCCTGGGCCTCCTGGCGACCATCGTGCTCGCGCCCGCCGGCGCGCAGGCGACGATCAGCACCGCCCTGCAAATGCAACTCGGCAACCCCACTGGAGCCACGGTGGACCCGAACAACCACAGCAACTACCTGCTCCAGCGCACGGTGGATGCCGTCGACTACAGCGATACCTACGGCGAGCCGAACTGGGTGAGCTGGGACCTGACCGGGCCGGACATCGGCACCTCCGGCCGCTCCAGTTCCTTCTACCAGGACACCGCGCTGCCGACGACCTTCTACCGCCTGGTCACCGGCGACTACACGAACTCCGGCTACGACCGCGGCCACATGTGCCCGTCCTACGACCGCACGGACACCAGCGCGAACAACCTGCTGGTGTTCTACATGTCGAACATCATCCCGCAGACGCCGGACAACAACCAGGGCGTGTGGCAGAACTTCGAGGCGTATTGCCAGAGCCAGGCCCAGTCCGGCAACGAGCTGCTGATCACCTCCGGCCCCAGCCTTTTCACCGGTGCCCGCATCCAGCCGAGCGGCAAGGCCTCCATTCCCGGCTACACCTGGAAGATCGCGGTGATCGTCCCGCCGGGCAGCGGTACCGCGCTGAGCCGCATCACCACGGCCACCCGCGTGATCGCGCTGAAGATTCCGAACATCGCGGGCGTCCGCAACGACCCGTGGACGAACTATGTCACGTCCGTCAACCTGCTCCAGGCCGACACCGGCTTCACCTTTTTCACCGCGCTGCCCGCCAGCGTGGCCTCCGTGCTGCGTGCGAAGGTGGACGGCGCCGTCACCACCTCGATCAGCGCCTTCAGCCCGTCCAGCGGTCCTGTGGGGACCAGCTTGACCATTACCGGCGCGGGATTCACCTCCGCCTCGGCGGTGTCGTTCAATGGCACCGCCGCCTCGTTCACGGTGAATTCGTCCTCGCAAATCACCGCCACCGTGCCCGCGGGCGCGACCAGCGGCACGGTCAGTGTGACCGCTCCCGGCGGCGTGGCGACCAGCGGCTCCAGCTTCACAGTCACCAGCGGTGGCAGTGGCAGCGGCGGCGTCCGTATCAGCCAGGTCTATGGCGGTGGCGGCAACAGCGGCGCGACCTACAAGAACGACTTCATCGAGCTCTACAACGGCGGCTCCACCGCGGTGAACCTCGCTGCCTACGCGGTCCAATATGCCAGCTCCACCGGCAGCTCGTGGTCCGCCACGAACCTCAGCGGCACTTTGCAGCCGGGCCACTACTACCTGATCCAGGAAGCCGCCGGCACCGGCGGCACCACCAACCTGCCGACCCCGCAGGCCACCGGTTCCATCAGCATGTCCGCTTCTGCTGGCAAGGTCGCCCTGACCAACACCCAGACGCTGCTCACCATGAGCAATCCGGTAGGCTCGTCCGCCGTGGTGGATTTCGTCGGCTACGGCACCGCGAATGCCTATGAAGGCTCCGGTGCGGCTCCGACTCCCAGCGCCACCACCTCCGACCTGCGCGCGGGTGCCGGTGCCACGGACACCAATAACAACGCCGCCGACTTCACCGCTGGCAGCGTGACTCCCCGTAACAACTGA
- a CDS encoding ATP-dependent DNA ligase: MIDVRFNRGLYLPEADLWLDPWDAKPRAFVSHAHADHFARHEISICSEATAMLVRKRYGMSESRLEALPFHVPLVKDGFRLRLLPAGHIAGSAMLHITRTRDNSTLLYTGDFKTRRGRTAEPVCFQNADTLIIETTFGLPQFTFPPALEIESAILRFVGDAFTDGETPVLFGYSLGKAQEALALLHEHGIPTLLHPNVAEMTAACREAGVELPEPVLFEGFALPGHVIIAPPNAIRSRALRGLKSKRTAMLTGWALQPGAKYRYRVDEVFPLSDHADHPGLLECVQRVRPKRVLTVHGYAHEFAAELRGKRVDAWCAMGGDQLELAMGGVPQRPMGTIQARHNRPICLLADFSDACRLVGETSSRIAKIEFLANYLRSLESDHDLRLAAGWLTGEALPKAGGRRTLQTGSAALRRALLALPNAREERYREISLAQNDAARTARLFLQELSLKPEPLDLAGLEGFFKELAAACGSIARIELLSPRLRTLHPAEGETLVKLLTGDLRIGLKEGLVEDAIAAAFAADPADVRHAHMLTGDPGETAVLARYQRLEEAVLRPFVPVKSMLASPTADAAEIWDWHTADNSGPLWVEPKYDGIRLQLHKVGNRVSLFSRDLLPLDDAFPDLIAAATKLPCDCVLDGELVAFAEGRRLGFNDLQQRLGRQVDQNELFLTEDAPDLQVPLRFVIFDILWHAGESLLDLSLLERRMRLDSFELPEPFRRVAVAQIDSPELLDAAFKESLGAGHEGLIAKDQRSLYQPGRRGRSWLKLKGVMPTLDCVVVAAEQGHGKRSDVLSDYTFAVRDTDTGLLKIIGKAYSGLTDEEIEDLTEHFQRHTLAKERRKHLVEPNVVLEIAFDSIRASERHDSGLALRFPRIKAIRKDKTPEEIDTVQYARSLVK; this comes from the coding sequence TTGATCGACGTCCGATTCAACCGCGGCCTGTATCTCCCGGAAGCCGACCTATGGCTCGACCCGTGGGATGCGAAGCCCCGTGCCTTCGTTTCGCACGCCCACGCCGATCATTTTGCCCGCCACGAGATCTCGATTTGCAGCGAGGCGACGGCCATGCTGGTGCGGAAACGCTACGGCATGTCGGAAAGCCGTCTGGAAGCCCTGCCCTTCCATGTCCCGCTGGTGAAGGACGGCTTCCGCCTGCGGTTGCTGCCGGCAGGCCACATCGCGGGCTCCGCGATGCTCCACATCACCCGCACCCGGGACAATTCCACCCTGCTCTACACCGGGGATTTCAAGACCCGCCGCGGTCGCACCGCGGAGCCGGTGTGCTTCCAGAACGCGGACACCCTGATCATCGAGACCACCTTCGGGCTGCCGCAGTTCACGTTTCCGCCCGCTCTCGAGATCGAGTCTGCGATCCTGCGGTTCGTGGGCGATGCCTTCACCGATGGTGAAACGCCCGTTTTATTCGGTTATTCGCTCGGCAAGGCCCAGGAAGCGCTGGCCCTGCTCCACGAACACGGCATCCCCACCCTGCTCCACCCGAACGTCGCGGAAATGACCGCCGCCTGTCGTGAAGCAGGCGTGGAACTGCCGGAGCCGGTCCTATTCGAGGGGTTCGCCCTGCCCGGGCATGTCATCATTGCCCCGCCGAACGCCATCCGCTCGCGCGCGCTGCGGGGGCTGAAAAGCAAGCGCACCGCCATGCTCACCGGCTGGGCGCTGCAACCCGGAGCGAAATACCGCTACCGGGTCGACGAAGTCTTTCCCCTCTCCGATCACGCCGATCATCCCGGGCTACTGGAATGCGTCCAGCGCGTCCGCCCGAAGCGGGTGCTCACGGTGCATGGCTACGCCCACGAATTCGCCGCGGAGCTCCGGGGCAAGCGCGTGGACGCGTGGTGCGCCATGGGCGGCGACCAGCTTGAACTCGCGATGGGGGGCGTCCCACAGCGCCCCATGGGCACGATCCAGGCCCGCCACAACCGGCCGATCTGCCTGCTGGCGGACTTCTCGGACGCCTGCCGCCTGGTGGGAGAAACCAGCAGCCGGATCGCGAAGATCGAGTTCCTGGCCAATTACCTGCGGAGTTTGGAGAGCGACCATGACCTGCGCTTGGCCGCGGGTTGGCTGACCGGCGAGGCCCTGCCCAAGGCAGGCGGACGCCGCACGCTCCAAACCGGTTCCGCCGCCCTGCGCCGGGCATTGCTGGCCCTGCCGAATGCCCGCGAGGAACGCTACCGCGAGATTTCGCTGGCCCAGAATGATGCCGCCCGGACGGCCCGTCTCTTCCTGCAGGAACTGTCGTTGAAGCCCGAACCGCTGGATCTCGCGGGCCTTGAAGGCTTTTTCAAGGAGCTCGCCGCCGCCTGCGGATCGATCGCCCGCATCGAGTTGCTCTCGCCCCGCCTGCGGACCCTGCATCCGGCGGAGGGCGAGACCCTGGTGAAGCTACTGACCGGCGACCTGCGGATCGGCCTCAAGGAAGGCTTGGTCGAGGACGCGATCGCCGCGGCCTTCGCCGCCGATCCGGCGGACGTCCGCCATGCCCACATGCTGACCGGCGATCCCGGGGAAACCGCGGTGTTGGCGCGCTATCAACGGCTGGAGGAAGCAGTCCTGCGTCCCTTCGTGCCGGTGAAGTCGATGCTCGCATCCCCCACCGCCGACGCGGCGGAAATCTGGGACTGGCACACGGCCGACAACAGCGGGCCGCTGTGGGTGGAGCCAAAATACGATGGCATCCGCCTCCAGCTCCACAAGGTGGGCAACCGCGTCTCCCTGTTCTCACGGGACCTGCTGCCGCTCGATGACGCATTTCCGGACCTCATCGCGGCGGCCACGAAGTTGCCGTGCGACTGCGTGCTCGACGGAGAACTCGTTGCTTTCGCGGAGGGACGGCGTCTTGGCTTCAATGACCTGCAGCAGCGTCTCGGACGCCAGGTCGACCAGAACGAGCTCTTCCTCACCGAAGATGCTCCCGATCTCCAGGTGCCGCTGCGTTTCGTCATCTTCGACATCCTTTGGCACGCCGGGGAATCCCTCCTCGATCTCTCGCTACTGGAACGCCGGATGCGACTCGACTCATTCGAGCTCCCCGAACCCTTCCGCCGGGTCGCGGTAGCGCAGATCGACAGCCCCGAGCTTCTCGATGCCGCCTTCAAGGAGTCCCTCGGCGCAGGCCATGAAGGCCTCATCGCCAAGGACCAGCGCAGCCTTTACCAACCCGGCCGCCGCGGCCGCTCGTGGCTGAAGCTGAAAGGCGTGATGCCCACGCTCGACTGTGTGGTGGTCGCCGCCGAGCAAGGGCATGGCAAGCGCTCCGATGTGCTCAGCGACTACACCTTCGCCGTCCGGGACACCGACACCGGCCTGCTCAAAATCATCGGCAAGGCCTACAGCGGACTGACCGACGAGGAGATCGAAGACCTGACCGAGCACTTCCAGCGTCACACCTTGGCCAAGGAACGGCGGAAGCACCTCGTGGAGCCGAACGTGGTACTGGAGATCGCCTTCGATTCGATCCGCGCCTCGGAACGCCACGATTCCGGCCTGGCCCTGCGCTTCCCGCGTATCAAGGCGATCCGTAAGGACAAGACGCCGGAGGAAATCGACACGGTGCAGTACGCGCGCAGCTTGGTGAAGTGA
- the polA gene encoding DNA polymerase I, with protein MPRLFLLDGMALVYRAHFAFIQNPIRNSKGINTSALYGFINTLLTILEKEKPTHLGVAFDTSAPTARHVRFPAYKAQRDEMPEELAAAIPEVKRLCAAFHIPVLELDGYEADDIIGTLALRAEPEGFETYMVTPDKDFAQLLSPTTFMWKPGKKGSEHEIIDLAKLPEIWGVNQATQIIDLLGLMGDTVDNIPGVPGIGPKTAQKLIADFHSVEELLKNTAKLKGKQKENLEAYADQALLSKELATIDRAVPIEVTWDALELSSRDDEAVKALFTEFEFRTLTKRLFGENGAKAESVEAVAMEAAESTLFDTFKTICEVDHTYHLADTPEKQAELFAALKGLSSFCFDIETTALDRFEAKLLGVAFSWKAHEGWYLPYVDALYEPLKEVLTSSAEKIGHNLKYDLSVLLHHGIRVEGPFFDTMLVDSLVAPERRHGMDYLSETLLGYTPVKLKDIATALPAPADEGAGDLFAFAAEKKVSKELDMTAIPLAVLAEYAAEDADVTFQLAEKLRPLLAASGQEAVYHDIEGKLLPVLVAMEMEGIAVNSGALGTIGAELQTRIDELAVSIRNHAGSDFNLGSPKQLGEVLFDRLGLADKAKKTKTGQYKTDEATLLSLEGKHPIIADILAWREASKLKSTYLDALPKYIVAETGRIHTTFHQLVAATGRLASTDPNLQNIPIRSEAGRSIRKAFVPRAGFTLLSCDYSQIELRVMAGLSGDASMADAFRRNLDIHTATAAKVFGVEESAVTRDMRSTAKMVNFGIIYGISAFGLSQRLSIPRAEAASIIDAYFREYPAIREFMDRTVTEARETCQVQTLTGRRRSLPDLASGNQSIRGNAERAAINTPIQGTSADMIKLAMIRIDALLREGSYKTRMLLQVHDELVFDLALDEKDELVPKILDAMRNALPLPDGVPVEVEAGTGDNWLAAH; from the coding sequence ATGCCCCGTCTTTTCCTGCTCGATGGCATGGCGCTCGTCTACCGGGCCCACTTTGCCTTCATCCAGAATCCCATCCGCAACTCGAAGGGGATCAACACGTCCGCGCTCTACGGGTTCATCAACACCCTGCTGACGATTCTGGAAAAGGAAAAGCCGACTCACCTCGGCGTGGCCTTCGATACCTCCGCGCCGACCGCCCGCCACGTCCGGTTCCCGGCCTACAAGGCGCAGCGAGATGAAATGCCGGAGGAGCTGGCTGCCGCGATCCCGGAGGTGAAGCGCCTGTGCGCCGCCTTTCACATCCCGGTGCTGGAACTCGATGGCTACGAGGCGGACGACATCATCGGCACGCTAGCGCTGCGCGCGGAGCCGGAGGGCTTCGAGACCTACATGGTCACCCCGGACAAGGATTTCGCCCAGCTCCTCAGCCCGACCACTTTCATGTGGAAGCCCGGCAAGAAGGGATCGGAGCACGAGATCATCGATCTGGCGAAGCTCCCGGAAATCTGGGGCGTGAACCAGGCCACGCAGATCATTGACCTGCTGGGGCTGATGGGGGACACGGTCGACAACATTCCCGGCGTCCCGGGCATCGGTCCGAAGACCGCCCAGAAGCTCATTGCCGATTTTCATTCGGTGGAGGAGCTGCTGAAGAACACCGCGAAGCTGAAGGGCAAGCAGAAGGAAAATCTGGAGGCCTACGCCGACCAGGCGCTGCTTTCCAAGGAGCTGGCCACCATCGACCGCGCGGTGCCGATCGAGGTGACGTGGGACGCGCTGGAGCTTTCGTCCCGCGACGATGAAGCAGTGAAGGCGTTGTTCACCGAGTTCGAATTCCGCACGCTGACGAAACGCCTGTTCGGCGAGAATGGCGCGAAGGCGGAGTCAGTCGAAGCGGTGGCGATGGAAGCCGCGGAGTCGACCTTGTTCGACACCTTCAAAACGATCTGCGAGGTCGATCACACCTATCACCTCGCGGACACGCCGGAGAAACAGGCGGAGTTGTTCGCGGCGCTCAAAGGGCTGTCGTCGTTCTGTTTCGACATCGAGACGACCGCGCTCGACCGCTTCGAGGCGAAGCTGCTCGGCGTGGCGTTTTCCTGGAAGGCGCACGAGGGCTGGTATCTGCCGTATGTCGATGCCCTTTATGAGCCGTTGAAGGAGGTGCTGACGTCATCGGCGGAGAAGATCGGGCACAACCTGAAGTATGATCTCTCCGTGCTGCTGCATCACGGCATCCGTGTGGAAGGGCCGTTCTTCGACACCATGCTGGTGGATTCGCTCGTCGCCCCGGAGCGCCGCCATGGCATGGACTACCTTTCGGAAACGCTGCTCGGCTACACGCCCGTGAAGCTGAAGGACATCGCCACCGCCTTGCCCGCGCCCGCGGACGAGGGGGCAGGGGATCTCTTCGCCTTTGCCGCGGAGAAGAAGGTGTCCAAGGAACTCGACATGACCGCGATCCCGCTGGCGGTGCTGGCGGAATACGCCGCGGAGGACGCGGATGTGACCTTCCAGCTCGCGGAGAAATTGCGTCCGCTGCTGGCGGCTTCCGGCCAGGAAGCGGTCTATCACGACATCGAGGGCAAGCTCCTGCCGGTGCTGGTGGCCATGGAAATGGAAGGCATCGCCGTGAATTCCGGCGCGCTGGGCACCATCGGCGCGGAACTCCAGACCCGCATCGACGAGCTGGCCGTTTCGATCCGCAACCACGCGGGCAGCGATTTCAATCTCGGTTCGCCCAAGCAGCTCGGCGAGGTGCTCTTCGACCGCCTCGGCCTGGCCGACAAGGCGAAGAAGACCAAGACCGGCCAATACAAGACCGATGAGGCCACGCTGCTCTCGCTGGAGGGCAAGCACCCGATCATCGCGGACATCCTCGCCTGGCGCGAGGCCAGCAAGCTGAAGTCGACCTACCTCGACGCGCTGCCGAAATACATCGTCGCCGAGACCGGTCGCATCCACACCACCTTCCACCAGCTCGTGGCCGCCACCGGCCGCCTCGCTTCCACCGATCCGAATCTCCAGAACATTCCGATCCGTTCGGAAGCGGGCCGCAGCATCCGCAAGGCCTTCGTGCCGCGCGCGGGCTTCACGCTGCTGTCGTGCGACTACTCGCAGATCGAACTGCGGGTGATGGCCGGGCTTTCCGGTGATGCCTCGATGGCGGATGCGTTCCGCCGCAACCTGGACATCCACACTGCCACCGCCGCCAAGGTGTTCGGCGTGGAGGAAAGCGCCGTGACCCGTGACATGCGCAGCACCGCGAAGATGGTGAACTTCGGCATCATCTACGGCATCTCCGCCTTCGGCCTCAGCCAGCGGCTTTCGATTCCCCGTGCCGAGGCTGCCTCGATCATCGACGCCTATTTCCGCGAGTATCCGGCGATCCGCGAGTTCATGGACCGCACCGTCACCGAGGCCCGTGAAACCTGCCAGGTGCAGACGCTCACCGGTCGCCGCCGTTCACTGCCGGACCTTGCCTCCGGAAACCAGAGCATCCGCGGCAATGCCGAGCGCGCCGCGATCAATACCCCCATCCAGGGCACGTCCGCGGACATGATCAAGCTGGCCATGATCCGGATCGACGCCCTGTTACGGGAAGGATCGTACAAGACGCGGATGCTGCTCCAGGTGCACGACGAACTCGTGTTCGACCTCGCGCTCGACGAGAAGGACGAGCTGGTTCCGAAGATCCTCGATGCGATGCGAAATGCCCTGCCTCTGCCCGACGGCGTGCCGGTGGAGGTGGAAGCGGGCACCGGCGACAACTGGCTGGCGGCGCATTGA